A stretch of the Chitinophagaceae bacterium genome encodes the following:
- a CDS encoding methylated-DNA--[protein]-cysteine S-methyltransferase — protein MVYSAFYNSPVGCLLLEADESAVTKVHFMDESHETASPEFPILKQCIVELDEYFSGMREVFSVPLKAMGTGFQEKVWAQLLTIPFAKTISYAQLAVQLGDLKSIRAAGTANGKNPLAIIIPCHRVIGSDGSLTGYGGGLWRKKWLLDFERKRKQGELF, from the coding sequence ATGGTTTACTCAGCATTTTATAATTCACCTGTAGGTTGTTTGCTGTTGGAAGCTGATGAAAGTGCTGTGACGAAAGTTCATTTTATGGACGAGTCGCACGAAACGGCTTCGCCTGAATTCCCCATTTTAAAGCAATGTATAGTGGAGTTGGATGAATATTTTTCAGGTATGCGGGAAGTATTTTCCGTTCCTTTAAAAGCGATGGGCACCGGCTTTCAGGAAAAAGTTTGGGCGCAACTGTTGACGATTCCTTTTGCAAAAACAATATCGTATGCACAACTGGCTGTTCAGTTGGGTGATTTAAAATCCATTCGTGCGGCTGGAACTGCGAATGGAAAAAATCCACTGGCTATTATTATTCCTTGCCATCGGGTGATTGGAAGTGATGGATCACTAACAGGTTATGGTGGCGGATTGTGGAGGAAGAAATGGTTGTTGGATTTTGAAAGGAAGCGGAAGCAGGGAGAGTTGTTTTAA
- a CDS encoding outer membrane lipoprotein carrier protein LolA: MKKFFVFIIFSLSIASSVKAQQKDQKAEQILNGVSSKYKGYKSVQADFIIKVEGGNSKTTDQQAGTLYLKGNKYKLKINNQEIISDSKTVWTYLKDANEVQINSFETDDNTISPTDIFTIYEKDFLYAFTEEQLIGGKTIQIIDLTPNDKNKSYFKVRLEIDKVEKAIQSAVVFDKNGNRYTYEIRKFIPNPEIADTFFSFDTNKYPGIEVVDLR; the protein is encoded by the coding sequence ATGAAAAAGTTTTTTGTCTTTATAATTTTCAGCCTTTCCATTGCATCCTCTGTAAAAGCTCAGCAAAAAGATCAGAAAGCCGAGCAGATTCTCAATGGCGTTAGTTCTAAATATAAAGGATACAAATCAGTACAGGCAGATTTCATTATTAAGGTGGAAGGCGGAAATAGCAAAACAACTGATCAACAAGCAGGCACCTTGTATTTAAAAGGCAACAAATACAAACTGAAGATCAACAATCAGGAAATTATTTCAGATAGTAAAACGGTCTGGACCTATTTGAAAGATGCCAATGAAGTGCAGATCAACTCCTTTGAAACGGATGATAATACCATTTCACCTACCGATATTTTCACCATCTACGAGAAAGATTTCCTGTATGCTTTCACGGAAGAGCAATTGATCGGAGGTAAAACAATACAAATTATCGACCTGACCCCTAACGATAAAAACAAATCCTACTTTAAAGTACGGCTCGAAATTGATAAAGTGGAAAAGGCTATTCAAAGCGCGGTAGTGTTTGATAAAAACGGCAACCGCTATACCTATGAGATCAGGAAGTTTATTCCCAATCCGGAAATTGCGGACACATTTTTTTCTTTCGATACAAATAAATATCCCGGCATTGAAGTGGTTGACCTGAGATAG
- a CDS encoding arginine--tRNA ligase codes for MQSLLKEKTAQIVSQLYGQEVLPDQVQVNIPPKDFPFDFTIVAFAFSKLAKKTPDQTASEIGTHLINEIPELDRYEVVKGFLNLRLKDSYWINVFSDQVNTPVFGSLPSTGKKVMVEYCGPNTNKPLHLGHLRNIFIGHSMAAILKAEGNDVIKVNIYNDRGVHICKSMLAYQKYGHHETPESTGEKGDHLVGEYYVRFEQELRKQIKGLVESGLTEEAAKKAAPLNIEISEMLLKWEQGDVEVRNLWQTLNQWVYQGFEETYRKIGNDFDKAYMESATYLLGKSIVAEGLEKNIFFKKPDGSVWIDLTAEGLDQKVLLRADGTSVYITQDLGTADLRYKDYAPDVMMYTVANEQDYHFKVLKLVCQKLGRPYANGIYHLNYGLVDLPTGRMKTREGTVVDADDLLDEMDATAAQKTKEVGKIEHFSIEAQHQLFHQLGLGALKFFILKVDPRKKMIFNPEESIDFHGFTGPFIQYTHARICSVLRKAKERNILIEGKANIASIDPIERQLIMLLNEYPAIIQEAATKFEPSTLANYLYQLAKEYNHFYAALQILNADDEQQRMFRLQLSTNIAAIIKKGMKLLGIDVPEQM; via the coding sequence ATGCAATCCCTGCTCAAAGAAAAAACCGCACAAATAGTTTCGCAACTTTACGGGCAGGAAGTGCTTCCTGATCAGGTTCAGGTAAATATTCCTCCAAAAGATTTTCCATTCGATTTCACCATCGTTGCTTTTGCTTTTTCAAAGCTTGCAAAAAAAACGCCTGACCAGACTGCGAGTGAAATTGGCACCCACTTGATCAATGAGATTCCAGAATTGGATCGATATGAAGTGGTAAAAGGATTCTTGAATTTGCGTTTGAAAGATTCTTACTGGATCAATGTTTTTAGTGATCAGGTAAATACTCCAGTGTTTGGATCACTTCCTTCGACCGGAAAAAAAGTGATGGTGGAATACTGTGGCCCTAATACCAACAAACCACTTCACCTTGGTCACCTCAGAAATATTTTCATCGGACATTCAATGGCGGCCATTTTAAAAGCTGAGGGTAATGACGTAATCAAAGTAAATATCTACAACGACCGTGGCGTGCACATTTGTAAATCGATGCTGGCCTATCAAAAATATGGTCATCATGAAACGCCGGAAAGCACAGGTGAGAAAGGCGATCACCTCGTTGGAGAATATTATGTTCGTTTTGAGCAGGAATTGCGCAAGCAGATTAAAGGACTTGTTGAAAGCGGACTTACCGAGGAAGCAGCAAAAAAAGCAGCACCGCTCAATATTGAAATATCAGAAATGCTGCTGAAGTGGGAACAAGGTGATGTTGAAGTAAGAAACTTATGGCAGACACTGAATCAATGGGTGTACCAGGGCTTTGAAGAAACCTATCGGAAAATCGGTAACGATTTCGATAAAGCCTACATGGAATCTGCAACGTACCTTCTTGGTAAAAGCATTGTTGCCGAAGGACTTGAAAAAAATATCTTTTTCAAAAAACCTGACGGCTCCGTTTGGATTGATCTTACAGCAGAAGGTCTCGATCAAAAAGTTTTGTTACGTGCAGATGGTACTTCCGTTTACATCACGCAGGATTTAGGCACTGCCGATTTACGTTACAAAGATTACGCACCCGATGTAATGATGTACACTGTTGCGAATGAACAGGATTATCATTTCAAGGTATTAAAACTTGTTTGTCAGAAACTGGGACGGCCGTATGCGAATGGAATTTATCACCTTAACTATGGTCTCGTAGACTTGCCAACCGGAAGAATGAAAACCCGCGAAGGCACGGTGGTGGACGCAGATGATTTGCTGGATGAAATGGATGCGACAGCAGCGCAAAAGACAAAAGAAGTCGGGAAGATTGAACACTTTTCAATAGAAGCGCAACATCAGCTATTTCACCAGCTTGGATTGGGAGCATTGAAATTTTTTATTCTTAAAGTAGATCCAAGGAAGAAAATGATTTTTAATCCGGAAGAGTCTATTGATTTTCATGGATTCACTGGTCCGTTTATTCAATACACACATGCACGAATCTGTTCTGTATTGCGCAAAGCAAAAGAGAGAAATATTTTGATTGAAGGCAAAGCAAACATTGCCTCAATTGATCCTATTGAACGGCAACTCATCATGTTGTTGAATGAATATCCTGCGATCATTCAGGAAGCAGCAACTAAATTTGAACCTTCCACATTAGCCAATTATTTATATCAGTTAGCGAAAGAATACAACCATTTCTATGCAGCGCTGCAAATATTGAATGCAGATGATGAACAACAACGTATGTTTCGCCTGCAGCTTTCTACAAATATTGCTGCAATAATTAAAAAAGGCATGAAGTTGTTGGGAATTGATGTGCCGGAGCAGATGTAG
- a CDS encoding PhzF family phenazine biosynthesis isomerase has translation MKYIEALIVNAFPKNNAGGSPTGVVLNATGLNDLQMQSIAKQLDTSHTAFAFEEVTDKTGVSVRFFTRNNEILNCGHGTIAMHYARAKHLQLDGNLSLNQNIKEGIQPIQIIKEGNEFVIYLQQNEIRFTTVTEECITKILKALKIQADDLAIEMPVILASPGSNRFLVGVKSNKVLRKIEPDFEQLTQVCKEQNPIGCFIYCLDETDEKFAATARMFAPSIGVNEDIINGNSSGCLGEYLLRMNGNEHLALSVYQGQQFNQEGEVKVMVSKMNDRYHTVIGGTAVITKKLLLELHTDYP, from the coding sequence ATGAAGTATATCGAAGCACTCATCGTAAACGCGTTTCCTAAAAACAATGCAGGTGGCAGTCCGACTGGCGTAGTGTTGAATGCTACAGGTCTCAATGATTTGCAAATGCAATCGATCGCCAAACAACTTGACACATCTCATACAGCTTTTGCTTTTGAAGAAGTTACAGATAAGACCGGTGTTTCAGTCAGGTTTTTCACCCGCAATAATGAGATTTTAAATTGTGGTCATGGAACAATCGCGATGCATTACGCAAGAGCGAAGCATCTTCAACTTGATGGAAACCTCAGTTTGAATCAGAATATAAAGGAAGGTATTCAACCCATTCAAATTATAAAGGAAGGAAATGAATTCGTGATTTATTTGCAACAAAATGAAATTCGTTTTACAACTGTAACAGAAGAGTGCATCACGAAGATTTTGAAAGCACTGAAAATTCAAGCGGATGATTTAGCAATAGAAATGCCGGTTATACTTGCTTCACCCGGATCCAACAGGTTTCTCGTTGGCGTGAAATCAAATAAAGTCCTCCGGAAGATTGAACCGGACTTTGAACAATTGACACAAGTTTGCAAGGAGCAAAACCCGATAGGTTGTTTTATATATTGTCTTGATGAGACCGATGAAAAATTTGCTGCAACAGCCAGAATGTTTGCACCTTCAATTGGCGTGAATGAAGATATTATCAATGGAAACAGCAGCGGCTGTTTGGGCGAATACTTACTTCGGATGAATGGAAATGAGCATTTGGCACTGTCTGTTTACCAGGGACAGCAATTTAACCAGGAAGGCGAAGTGAAAGTTATGGTAAGTAAAATGAATGACCGGTATCACACTGTGATTGGAGGAACAGCAGTGATTACAAAAAAACTTTTGCTGGAACTGCATACTGATTATCCATAA
- a CDS encoding DNA translocase FtsK codes for MAETTNKLKAEKEKLKEIKEEQVAEPKATPEKTREKKKKKPSETWFTSLRNDERLPKLAGLAMLLASLYLFVALVSYLFTWRTDQDKIFQFSWRSFFTGTFEVENYLGRLGAYVSHFFMYNAFGLTSFLFVAMLFVGGINLLFRIKVFAVSKLLKVSLFALLLLPTAFSFFFAQSGFPFGGAVGNMLSTWLVAFMGTIGTGALLVFVVLSYIVIVFNYSFHHFNFFKKSSDQRPGDLAKTPIAESPLVSNVTPELTIVNSTKETESDVYEMELKEADTENKFTVGSLVVETLDENEEEPIEELDFTGPEIIAPVSSLPPKDESDIALDIVATKEEELVDAETAVRENYDPTIDLPKYQYPTLDLLENYGSEKIRIDSDELMRNKDQIVKTLQNYGIEIQSIKATVGPTVTLYEIVPAPGVRISKIKNLEDDIALSLSALGIRIIAPIPGKGTIGIEVPNMHKETVSMRSMLASEKFQNAAMDLPIALGKTISNEIYIADLARMPHLLMAGATGQGKSVGVNSILVSLLYKKHPSQIKFVLIDPKKVELSLYSNIEKHFLAKLPGEADPIIVDTKKVVNTLKALTIEMDLRYDLLKNAQCRNIKEYNEKFLHRKLLPTKGHRFLPYIILVIDEFADLIMTAGKEIETPIARLAQLARAIGIHLIIATQRPSVNIITGTIKANFPARIAFKVASKVDSRTILDHGGADQLIGRGDLLLSIGGETIRLQCGFVDTPEVEKVCDFIAEQKGYPEAHLLPEVKDEEAEGGDFLDPNERDELYEEAASLIVQYQQGSTSLLQRRLKLGYNRAGRLMDQLESTGIVGPNQGSKARDVLVKDEIELERFLVHLKEKSGIF; via the coding sequence ATGGCTGAGACCACAAATAAATTAAAGGCAGAAAAAGAGAAGTTGAAAGAAATAAAAGAAGAGCAGGTTGCTGAACCAAAGGCAACCCCTGAGAAAACGCGCGAAAAGAAAAAAAAGAAGCCGTCAGAAACATGGTTCACCTCGCTGCGCAATGATGAAAGATTGCCGAAGCTTGCAGGCCTTGCAATGCTGCTTGCTTCACTCTACCTGTTCGTTGCATTGGTGTCGTATCTGTTTACCTGGAGAACAGACCAGGATAAAATATTTCAATTTTCCTGGCGCAGTTTTTTTACCGGCACTTTTGAAGTGGAAAATTATCTCGGACGTCTCGGTGCTTATGTTTCCCATTTCTTCATGTACAATGCGTTTGGATTAACATCCTTCCTTTTTGTTGCCATGCTTTTTGTCGGCGGCATCAACTTGTTATTTCGCATAAAGGTTTTCGCCGTTTCAAAATTGCTGAAGGTTTCCTTGTTCGCTTTGCTGTTGCTGCCAACAGCTTTCAGTTTCTTTTTTGCTCAAAGCGGTTTTCCTTTCGGCGGAGCAGTTGGCAATATGTTGAGCACATGGCTGGTGGCTTTTATGGGAACGATAGGAACAGGCGCATTGCTGGTGTTCGTGGTATTGTCTTATATCGTAATTGTTTTCAATTATAGTTTTCACCACTTCAACTTTTTCAAGAAATCGTCTGATCAAAGACCTGGTGATCTTGCTAAAACCCCAATTGCTGAATCTCCTCTTGTTTCTAACGTCACTCCTGAACTAACTATCGTAAACTCCACAAAAGAAACTGAAAGCGATGTGTATGAAATGGAATTGAAAGAAGCGGATACGGAGAATAAATTTACGGTTGGTTCGCTGGTAGTTGAAACCCTCGATGAAAATGAAGAAGAACCGATTGAAGAATTGGATTTCACTGGACCGGAAATAATCGCACCCGTCAGCAGCTTGCCGCCAAAAGATGAATCTGACATCGCACTTGATATTGTAGCTACAAAAGAAGAAGAATTGGTAGATGCAGAAACCGCTGTGCGGGAAAATTATGATCCTACGATTGATTTACCGAAATATCAATATCCGACTTTGGATTTGCTCGAAAATTATGGTTCAGAGAAAATCCGTATCGACTCCGATGAGCTGATGCGTAACAAAGATCAGATCGTAAAAACATTGCAGAACTATGGAATAGAAATTCAAAGTATCAAAGCTACTGTCGGGCCTACTGTTACACTTTATGAAATAGTACCTGCTCCGGGAGTCCGTATTTCCAAGATAAAAAACCTGGAAGACGATATCGCTCTTTCACTTTCCGCACTTGGAATCCGCATCATTGCCCCTATTCCCGGAAAAGGAACTATTGGTATTGAAGTGCCGAACATGCACAAAGAAACTGTCTCCATGCGTTCGATGCTGGCTTCTGAAAAATTTCAGAATGCTGCTATGGATCTTCCGATAGCGCTTGGAAAAACAATTTCCAATGAGATTTATATTGCTGATCTTGCACGTATGCCGCACCTGTTGATGGCGGGCGCAACCGGTCAGGGGAAATCTGTTGGTGTAAATTCTATACTTGTTTCGCTGCTCTACAAGAAACATCCTTCTCAAATAAAGTTTGTGCTGATTGATCCGAAAAAAGTGGAGCTTTCGCTCTATTCCAATATTGAAAAACATTTCCTGGCAAAGCTACCCGGTGAAGCAGATCCGATTATTGTAGACACCAAAAAAGTGGTGAATACACTGAAAGCACTGACTATAGAAATGGATCTGCGCTACGATTTGCTTAAAAATGCGCAATGCAGAAACATCAAAGAATACAATGAAAAATTTCTTCACCGTAAACTACTTCCTACCAAAGGACACCGCTTTCTCCCCTATATTATTTTGGTGATTGATGAGTTTGCCGATCTTATTATGACAGCCGGAAAGGAAATTGAAACACCTATTGCACGGCTTGCACAGCTTGCACGTGCCATTGGTATTCATTTAATCATTGCAACACAACGCCCCTCTGTCAATATCATTACCGGCACTATCAAGGCAAACTTCCCAGCGCGAATTGCCTTCAAAGTAGCTTCAAAAGTAGATTCACGCACCATCCTCGATCATGGTGGTGCCGATCAGCTCATTGGTCGTGGTGACCTGTTGTTATCGATCGGTGGCGAAACCATCAGGTTGCAGTGCGGCTTTGTTGATACGCCTGAAGTTGAAAAAGTGTGTGATTTCATTGCTGAACAAAAAGGATATCCGGAAGCACATCTGCTGCCTGAAGTAAAGGATGAAGAAGCTGAAGGAGGTGACTTCCTCGATCCTAATGAGCGGGATGAATTGTATGAAGAAGCGGCGAGCCTGATTGTTCAATACCAGCAAGGCTCTACTTCTCTTCTACAGCGTCGACTTAAATTAGGCTATAACCGTGCAGGCCGTTTAATGGATCAGTTGGAATCTACCGGCATCGTTGGTCCCAATCAGGGAAGCAAAGCGCGCGATGTTTTGGTAAAGGACGAAATCGAATTGGAACGGTTTTTAGTACATCTCAAAGAAAAGAGTGGGATTTTTTAG
- a CDS encoding arginase, translated as MKNIKLIAVKSEIGAGTRGASLGFDAIKIAALDFGSTFFKQFPEEVIQDENAMLLEPARSPHARRGKGVLTVCERVSAAVEKTLREGNFPIVIAGDHSSAAGTIAGLKAAYPEARIGVIWIDAHADLHSPYTTPSGNMHGMPLAMSLAEDNMTQGSNTPDENTREFWEQCKNMNSISPKVRYENLVFVSVRDTEPQEDYLIRQNKVKMFSTDEINNFGIDKIAREILTAVEPCDYIYVSFDVDSMDPTISRGTGTPAPNGITEKQAASLLQRLMQSPKVCCFEITEINPTLDKENLMAENAFEILLKVTNQLLYD; from the coding sequence ATGAAAAATATTAAGCTCATAGCAGTGAAATCGGAGATTGGCGCAGGCACGCGCGGCGCCAGTCTGGGTTTTGACGCGATTAAAATAGCTGCGCTTGATTTTGGAAGCACCTTTTTCAAACAGTTTCCCGAAGAAGTAATTCAGGATGAGAACGCGATGCTGCTGGAACCTGCCCGTTCGCCTCATGCACGTCGTGGCAAAGGCGTGCTCACAGTTTGTGAACGCGTGAGTGCGGCAGTGGAGAAAACATTAAGGGAAGGAAATTTTCCGATCGTAATTGCAGGAGATCATTCATCTGCTGCCGGAACGATAGCAGGACTCAAAGCTGCGTATCCGGAAGCACGCATTGGTGTTATCTGGATTGATGCACATGCTGATTTGCATTCTCCCTATACAACACCTTCAGGAAATATGCATGGCATGCCACTCGCAATGTCACTGGCCGAAGATAACATGACACAGGGTTCTAATACTCCGGATGAAAACACCAGAGAGTTCTGGGAGCAATGTAAAAACATGAACAGCATTTCACCCAAGGTTCGTTACGAAAATCTTGTATTTGTCTCGGTCCGGGATACAGAGCCGCAGGAAGATTACCTGATCCGCCAGAATAAAGTGAAAATGTTTTCGACTGATGAAATCAACAACTTTGGCATCGATAAAATCGCGAGAGAAATACTTACTGCCGTTGAACCTTGTGATTACATCTATGTAAGTTTTGATGTTGACAGCATGGACCCGACTATTTCACGTGGCACCGGAACACCTGCTCCAAATGGCATTACTGAAAAACAAGCTGCTTCTTTATTGCAGCGACTCATGCAAAGTCCTAAAGTGTGCTGTTTCGAAATCACAGAAATCAACCCAACCCTCGACAAAGAAAACCTGATGGCAGAAAATGCATTCGAAATCCTGTTGAAAGTTACTAATCAGTTGCTTTATGATTAA
- the pruA gene encoding L-glutamate gamma-semialdehyde dehydrogenase, protein MSTGFFNVPAPVNETNLTYAPGTAERAALKAAITKFKSASADLPMFIGGKEIRTGKKIEMHPPHEHHHVLGHYHAGSGEHVKQAIDAALKAKKDWEHMPWEHRSAIFLKAADLLAGPYRARINAATMLCQSKNAFQAEIDAACELIDFLRFNVQFATEIYSHQPISSKGMWNRMEQRALEGFVFAITPFNFTAIAGNLPTSAAMMGNTVVWKPSNTQIFSAWVIMDVLREAGLPDGVINLIYTPGAETGKIVFAHPEFAGIHFTGSTGVFHEFWKTIGNNIATYKTYPRIVGETGGKDFVLAHASADPKAVITALSRGAFEYQGQKCSAASRAYIPSNIWKQVKEGLVSDINSFKMGTTEDFRNFINAVIDEKSFDQLAKYIDQAKKDAGVEIIAGGSYDKSEGYFIHPTVIKASDPMYTTMCTELFGPVLSLYVYDENKFEETLDIVDSTSAYALTGCVFSQDRNIINHVSKRLVNAAGNFYINDKPTGAVVGQQPFGGARASGTNDKAGSMINLLRWVSPRSIKETFSPPTDYRYPFMLEA, encoded by the coding sequence ATGAGCACCGGATTTTTCAATGTTCCAGCACCTGTAAATGAAACCAACCTCACCTATGCACCAGGAACGGCGGAGCGTGCTGCGTTAAAAGCAGCCATTACGAAATTCAAATCAGCATCTGCCGACCTTCCAATGTTTATCGGAGGCAAGGAAATAAGAACAGGGAAGAAGATTGAAATGCATCCTCCGCATGAGCATCATCACGTGCTTGGACATTATCATGCAGGAAGCGGTGAGCATGTGAAACAAGCCATTGACGCTGCATTGAAAGCAAAAAAGGATTGGGAGCATATGCCATGGGAACACCGTTCAGCCATTTTTCTTAAAGCTGCTGACTTGCTAGCCGGACCTTATCGGGCAAGAATAAATGCAGCCACCATGTTGTGCCAGTCGAAGAATGCATTCCAGGCAGAGATTGATGCTGCATGTGAGCTGATTGATTTTTTAAGGTTCAATGTTCAGTTCGCCACGGAAATTTATAGTCATCAACCCATTTCATCTAAAGGAATGTGGAACAGGATGGAGCAAAGAGCATTGGAAGGTTTTGTGTTTGCCATCACACCGTTCAACTTTACTGCTATTGCCGGAAATCTGCCAACCAGTGCCGCGATGATGGGTAACACTGTTGTATGGAAACCTTCTAATACACAGATATTTTCGGCTTGGGTGATTATGGATGTTTTAAGAGAAGCAGGGTTACCTGATGGTGTAATCAACCTGATTTATACACCCGGAGCTGAAACAGGAAAAATTGTTTTCGCGCATCCTGAATTCGCAGGCATTCATTTTACCGGATCAACAGGAGTGTTTCATGAATTCTGGAAAACGATTGGAAATAATATTGCTACCTATAAAACCTATCCTCGTATTGTTGGTGAAACCGGCGGAAAGGATTTTGTGCTTGCGCATGCTTCTGCGGATCCAAAAGCAGTGATCACCGCTTTGTCGAGAGGAGCCTTTGAGTACCAGGGACAAAAATGTTCCGCGGCTTCCCGTGCTTATATTCCATCGAATATCTGGAAGCAAGTGAAGGAAGGATTGGTATCGGACATCAATTCTTTTAAAATGGGAACCACGGAAGATTTCAGGAATTTCATTAATGCAGTGATCGATGAAAAATCGTTCGACCAGCTTGCAAAATATATTGACCAGGCAAAGAAAGATGCGGGAGTAGAAATTATAGCAGGCGGAAGTTATGATAAAAGTGAGGGCTACTTTATTCATCCTACGGTGATCAAAGCCAGTGATCCGATGTACACTACGATGTGCACAGAATTGTTTGGCCCTGTGCTTTCATTGTATGTGTATGATGAAAATAAATTTGAAGAGACACTTGATATTGTTGACAGCACTTCGGCGTATGCGTTGACCGGGTGTGTTTTTTCCCAGGACAGGAATATCATCAATCATGTTTCTAAACGACTGGTGAATGCGGCAGGTAATTTTTATATCAATGATAAACCAACCGGTGCGGTAGTTGGGCAGCAACCTTTTGGCGGTGCGCGCGCTTCGGGAACAAATGACAAAGCAGGTTCGATGATTAACCTGCTGCGTTGGGTTTCTCCGCGATCTATTAAAGAAACTTTTTCTCCGCCTACGGATTATAGGTATCCGTTTATGTTGGAGGCGTAA
- a CDS encoding arginine decarboxylase has translation MTNTYKDLVRQTFDFPQDGFEVIDNELYFNGVSMMEIIQKYGTPLKLIYLPKISSQINKAKTYFKKAFKEHKYGGKYFYCYCTKSSHFKHILEEVLKNDVHIETSYAYDINIIRKLYEKKLFDKNKYIICNGFKTRTYTTKIAALINDGFTNVIPILDNKSEIEAYQRTVKGTCNIGIRIAAEEEPTFEFYTSRLGIRWRDILEFYVQKIHNNKKFNLKMLHFFINTGIRDNAYYWSELNKALNVYCQLRKICPTLDSINIGGGFPIKNSLGFDYDYEYMIREVVLQIKTACKKNKIPVPNIFTEFGSFTVGESGANLYKVIAQKQQNDAELWYMVDSSFITTLPDTWGIGQRFLMLPINKWEKDYQKVNLGGLTCDSQDYYNSEVHINQVFLPKNSNGEPLYIGFFHTGAYQDQLSGYGGIKHCLIPSPKVVLISKDKKGNITDRLFAKQQTSASMLKILGYK, from the coding sequence ATGACCAACACCTATAAAGATCTCGTACGTCAGACATTTGATTTCCCGCAGGACGGTTTTGAAGTAATAGACAATGAACTTTATTTTAATGGCGTATCGATGATGGAAATCATCCAAAAATACGGAACGCCCTTGAAGCTTATTTATCTGCCTAAAATCAGCTCGCAGATCAACAAGGCTAAAACTTATTTTAAGAAAGCTTTTAAGGAACACAAATACGGAGGCAAGTATTTTTATTGTTATTGCACGAAGAGTTCGCACTTCAAACACATTCTGGAAGAAGTACTGAAAAATGATGTGCATATTGAAACCTCTTATGCTTACGACATCAACATCATCCGCAAGTTGTACGAGAAGAAATTGTTTGATAAAAACAAATACATCATCTGTAACGGATTTAAGACGCGCACTTATACAACAAAAATCGCAGCGCTCATCAATGATGGTTTCACCAATGTGATTCCTATTCTTGATAATAAATCAGAGATCGAAGCTTACCAGCGTACAGTAAAAGGCACTTGTAATATCGGGATCAGGATTGCGGCAGAGGAAGAGCCGACATTTGAATTTTATACTTCACGATTAGGAATCCGATGGCGCGACATTCTTGAATTTTATGTGCAGAAGATTCATAATAACAAAAAGTTCAACCTGAAGATGCTGCATTTCTTCATCAATACAGGCATCCGCGACAATGCATATTACTGGAGTGAGTTGAATAAGGCATTAAATGTTTATTGCCAGTTGCGGAAGATTTGTCCGACACTAGACTCCATCAATATTGGTGGTGGCTTTCCGATTAAAAATTCACTTGGTTTTGATTATGATTATGAATACATGATCCGTGAAGTGGTATTGCAAATCAAAACTGCCTGCAAGAAGAACAAGATTCCGGTTCCGAATATTTTCACTGAGTTTGGGAGTTTCACGGTAGGAGAGAGTGGCGCGAATTTATATAAAGTGATTGCGCAGAAGCAACAGAACGATGCTGAGTTGTGGTACATGGTTGATAGTTCTTTCATAACTACCTTACCGGATACCTGGGGAATCGGGCAACGGTTCCTGATGTTGCCGATCAATAAATGGGAAAAGGATTATCAGAAAGTGAATCTCGGCGGACTCACCTGCGACAGCCAGGATTATTATAATTCTGAAGTGCATATCAACCAGGTTTTTCTTCCGAAGAACAGCAATGGTGAACCATTGTATATCGGTTTCTTTCATACAGGCGCTTACCAGGATCAGCTTTCAGGATACGGCGGTATCAAGCATTGCCTAATACCTTCTCCCAAAGTTGTATTGATTTCAAAAGACAAGAAGGGAAATATTACGGATCGTTTGTTTGCGAAGCAGCAGACATCGGCGAGTATGTTGAAGATTCTTGGGTATAAGTAG